TAACTAGTGAATTACAACTGTATTGTACCGCAATTGGTGCATTGGTCTTTGCAGCCTTAATGCTTTTTGCTGGTTGGTTCCATTATCATAAAGCTGCTCCAAAATTGGCTTGGTTCCAAGATGTAGAATCCATGTTGAATCACCATTTAGCGGGGCTACTAGGACTTGGGTCTCTTTCTTGGGCGGGACATCAAGTACATGTCTCTTTACCAATTAACCAATTTCTAAACGCTGGAGTAGATCCTAAAGAAATCCCACTTCCTCATGAATTTATCTTGAATCGGGATCTTTTAGCTCAACTTTATCCCAGTTTTGCTGAGGGAGCAACTCCATTTTTCACCTTAAATTGGTCAAAATATTCGGAATTTCTTACTTTTCGTGGAGGATTAGATCCAGTGACTGGAGGTCTATGGCTGACCGATATTGCACACCATCATTTAGCTATTGCAATTCTTTTTATGATAGCGGGTCACATGTATAGAACTAACTGGGGTATTGGTCATGGTATAAAAGATATTTTAGAGGCTCATAAAGGTCCCTTTACAGGTCAGGGCCATAAAGGCCTATATGAAATCCTAACAACATCATGGCATGCTCAATTATCTCTTAACCTAGCTATGTTAGGTTCTTTAACCATTGTTGTAGCTCACCATATGTATTCCATGCCTCCTTATCCATACCTAGCTACTGACTATGGTACACAATTGTCATTGTTCACCCATCACATGTGGATTGGTGGATTTCTCATAGTTGGTGCTGCTGCGCATGCAGCCATTTTTATGGTAAGAGACTATGATCCAACTACTCGCTACAACGATCTATTAGATCGTGTCCTTAGGCATCGTGATGCAATCATATCCCATCTCAATTGGGTATGTATATTTTTAGGCTTTCACAGTTTTGGTTTATATATTCATAATGATACCATGAGCGCTTTAGGGCGACCTCAAGATATGTTTTCAGATACTGCTATACAATTACAACCCGTCTTTGCTCAATGGATACAAAACACTCATGCTTTAGCGCCTAGTGCAACGGCTCCTGGTGCAACAGCAAGCACCAGTTTAACTTGGGGAGGTGTTGATTTAGTGGCAGTGGGTGGCAAGGTTGCTTTGTTACCGATTCCATTAGGAACCGCGGATTTTTTGGTCCATCACATTCATGCATTTACGATTCATGTGACGGTATTGATACTTCTGAAAGGAGTTCTATTTGCCCGTAGCTCTCGTTTGATACCGGATAAAGCAAATCTTGGTTTTCGTTTTCCTTGTGATGGACCTGGAAGAGGGGGAACATGTCAAGTATCCGCTTGGGATCACGTCTTCTTGGGGCTATTTTGGATGTACAATTCAATTTCGATAGTAATATTCCATTTCAGTTGGAAAATGCAGTCAGATGTTTGGGGTAGTATAAGTGATCAAGGGGTGGTAACTCATATCACGGGAGGAAACTTCGCACAGAGTTCCATTACTATTAATGGATGGCTCCGCGATTTCTTATGGGCACAGGCATCTCAGGTAATTCAGTCTTATGGTTCTTCATTATCTGCATATGGCCTTTTTTTCCTAGGTGCTCATTTTGTATGGGCTTTTAGTTTAATGTTTCTATTCAGCGGTCGTGGTTATTGGCAAGAACTTATTGAATCAATTGTTTGGGCtcataataaattaaaagttgCTCCTGCTACCCAGCCTAGAGCCTTGAGCATTATACAAGGACGTGCTGTAGGAGTAACTCATTACCTTCTGGGTGGAATTGCCACAACATGGGCGTTCTTCTTAGCAAGAATTATTGCAGTAGGATAATGGCTAGGAGGATTTGAAAAGCATTATGGCATTAAGATTTCCAAGGTTTAGCCAAGGCTTAGCTCAGGACCCCACTACTCGTCGTATTTGGTTTGGTATTGCTACCGCGCATGACTTTGAGAGTCATGATGATATTACGGAGGAACGTCTTTATCAGAATATTTTTGCTTCTCACTTCGGGCAATTAGCAATAACTTTTTTGTGGACTTCCGGAAATCTCTTTCATGTAGCTTGGCAAGGAAATTTTGAAGCATGGGTACAGGACCCTTTACATGTAAGACCCATTGCTCATGCAATTTGGGATCCTCATTTTGGTCAACCAGCCGTAGAAGCTTTTACTCGAGGGGGGGCCCCTGGACCAGTGAATATCGCTTATTCTGGTGTTTATCAATGGTGGTATACAATCGGGTTACGTACTAATGAAGATCTTTATATTGGAGCTctttttctattatttctttCTGCCCTAGCCTTACTAGCGGGTTGGTTACACCTACAACCGAAATGGAAACCGAGCGTTTCGTGGTTCAAAAATGCCGAATCTCGTCTCAATCATCATTTGTCAGGGCTATTTGGAGTAAGTTCTTTGGCTTGGACAGGACATTTAGTCCATGTTGCTATTCCTGGCGCCAGGGGGGAATACGTTCGATGGAATAATTTCTTAGATGTATTACCACATCCCCAAGGATTAGGCCCACTTTTTACAGGTCAATGGAATCTTTATGCTCAAAATCCCGATTCTGGTAGTCATTTATTTGGTACCTCCCAAGGAGCAGGAACTGCCATTCTAACCCTTCTCGGGGGGTTCCATCCACAAACACAAA
The DNA window shown above is from Euphorbia lathyris chromosome 1, ddEupLath1.1, whole genome shotgun sequence and carries:
- the LOC136206115 gene encoding photosystem I P700 chlorophyll a apoprotein A1, translated to MIIRSPEPEVKILVDRDPIKTSFEEWARPGHFSRTIAKGPDTTTWIWNLHADAHDFDSHTNDLEEISRKVFSAHFGQLSIIFLWLSGMYFHGARFSNYEAWLSDPTHIGPSAQVVWPIVGQEILNGDVGGGFRGIQITSGFFQIWRASGITSELQLYCTAIGALVFAALMLFAGWFHYHKAAPKLAWFQDVESMLNHHLAGLLGLGSLSWAGHQVHVSLPINQFLNAGVDPKEIPLPHEFILNRDLLAQLYPSFAEGATPFFTLNWSKYSEFLTFRGGLDPVTGGLWLTDIAHHHLAIAILFMIAGHMYRTNWGIGHGIKDILEAHKGPFTGQGHKGLYEILTTSWHAQLSLNLAMLGSLTIVVAHHMYSMPPYPYLATDYGTQLSLFTHHMWIGGFLIVGAAAHAAIFMVRDYDPTTRYNDLLDRVLRHRDAIISHLNWVCIFLGFHSFGLYIHNDTMSALGRPQDMFSDTAIQLQPVFAQWIQNTHALAPSATAPGATASTSLTWGGVDLVAVGGKVALLPIPLGTADFLVHHIHAFTIHVTVLILLKGVLFARSSRLIPDKANLGFRFPCDGPGRGGTCQVSAWDHVFLGLFWMYNSISIVIFHFSWKMQSDVWGSISDQGVVTHITGGNFAQSSITINGWLRDFLWAQASQVIQSYGSSLSAYGLFFLGAHFVWAFSLMFLFSGRGYWQELIESIVWAHNKLKVAPATQPRALSIIQGRAVGVTHYLLGGIATTWAFFLARIIAVG